The DNA window CAGCAGCGTCACATCCTTTTCCCGCAGCCCGTTCGTTCCGATCTTGCCCGGGTCGCGGCCGCCATGACCCGGATCGATGACCACCACGCGGGGCGAGCGCGCGCGCGAGGCGGCCGGTTCGTCGCGCCGTGCCGCAGGTTTCTCGCGCGCCGGCGCGGCTCGGCTGCGTTCCGTTGCGGACGGAGCCGCACTGGCGACCGTGCTGATGGACCCGCCCACAGTCAGCAGGACGCCGCCGCGGTACTGGAACCGGTCCGGGAACGTCACCGGCAGCCACTGGATGAAGAACTGCTCGGGCAGCCAGATCGCACCATCCCGTTCGTGCGTCGCGAACGCGAGCTGATGCACGGTCGTGCCCGCGCGGAAGAACGGCGACGTGTTCCAGAAACGAAGCGTATCGGCGCCCATCACTGCGAGCGTGCCGGACGGCCCCGCCGAGACGCGGAATCCGAGCGACTCGAGGGATGCGGCCGGGAACGCAGTTGTGCCGTCGACCTCGACCCCGCGGATCACTTCGCCCGCCACACCGATGCGGAGAAAGGGCTGCTGTGCGGCCGCGTCCGGCGGGGCGGCGAGCGCGGTCGCCGCCGCAAACATCAGCACGGCGCCCGTGAGGTGCCTGCGCGGCCCGCGGGCCGCACGGCACCTGGTGGCGGCGCGGCCTGGCAGGCGCTCAGCCACGGCGGATCGCCCGCTGCATCTCGCGTTCGGCATCGCGCTTCTTGAGATCCTCGCGCTTGTCGAATCGCTTCTTGCCGCGACCGAGCGCCAGGGCAACCTTGACATATCCATCCTTCAGATACAGCTCCAGCGGAACCAGCGTGAATCCCTCCTGCTGCGTCGCACCGATGAGCTTGCGGATCTCGCGGCGGTTCAGCAGCAGCTTCCTGGGTCGTGTGGAATCGACGTTCCAGAGACTGGCAGGGCCGTACGGGCTGATGTGCATGTCATACAGGAACGCCTCATTGCCGTCGACCCGCGCGAAGGACTCGGCCAGGCTGACCTTGCCGGCACGAATGCTCTTGACCTCCGGTCCGACCAGTACGATACCCGCCTCGAAGGTGTCGATGATGTGATACTCGTGGAGGGCCTTCTTGTTGCGCGCGACGGTCTTCTTCGACATGGCCGAAAGCTAATAGCGGGAACGGGATGGGGACAGGTATGGACGGCCGGCGCTCAGCCGAGGCGTTCCTTCTGGCGGCGTCGGATCCGCTGGAGGGACGCGACCTGCCCGACCTCGCCGCCCAGGATGAACGCGAGCGCCATGTAGTACACGTAGATCACGACGATCGCGATGAAGCCGAGCGCACCATATGTCGACGCGTAGTTGGCGTTGCGGAAATAGAACGCGAATCCGGTCTTCATCAGCTCGAACAGCACCGCCGTGAACGTCGCGGAGATGAGCGCGGTACGCCAGTGAATCCGGCGCGCGGGCAGGTAGCGATAGATGAGGACGAACATGAACCAGATCGTGAGGAACGCGAGCGCCTGCCCGATGAGGCTCTGGAGCAGAGAGCCACGCTGATCACCGATGTGGAGGAAGGCGATGCCGGCCTCCGTGACCTGCCCGAGACCGAGTGTGATCGTGATGTTTATGGCGAGCAGGGTACCGGCGACGAAGACCATCTGGAGATCGAAGAACTTGCCGGCAATGATGCCGCGGTCCTGCTGGATGTCGAAGATCTCGCGCAGCGCCGTCCGCAGTGTGCCGACGAGGCGCGTGGCCAGCCAGGCGAAGATGATCGTACCGATTGTGAACAGGCCGGTGGACTTGGCAATGATCTCGTTGAGATTCGTGTTCATGTACTCGGCGAACGCGCTGCTGACCGGGGGCAGAACCTGGAGCAGATACTCGACGACTGGCTTGGCGGGGCTGACGCCTTCCTGCGCCTGGAGGAAGAAGCCGGCAACACCGACAGCGGCCAGCGCGAGCGGCACGATGGCGACGAGCACGTTGAACGCGATCGCGCCGCCCATGAAGAAGATCTGGTCCTGCTCCGCCTTCTTGTAGACACGGCGGAGGAAATCACCGGATGCGGCACGTGCGCGAACCGGCTTCGACCGCTCAGGCGCGGAATTGCGCGGCGGTGGCTCGGTAACGCCGACTTCACTCACGGCGGTTCGGGGCTGCCGCTCCTCAGGCGTCGAACTCGGACTCCGGTCCAACCACCGGCGGAGCCGCGTCGACCGGGCTCTCGATAATGCCGCTCCGTCGTGTCGATCCTGAACCGCCCTGCCGCGCCGCGTCGATGCCGCCGCGCACGCCGGCGCGGACTTCCTGGACCCGCGTCTCCATCTCCCGACGTGTCTCGCGCGCCGCGCGACGGCCGGCTTCGAATGCGTCGCGCGCGGCTTCGACCCGACCCTCGACCTCGCCGCGCACGCCGCCGATCGTTTCGTTCACGGTGTCGGTCACGCCGCGCACCGCATCCTCGGCCCGGTCGCGGATGCGCAACGCGCCCGCGCGGATCTCGTCGCGCGTCTCGCGACCGGAACGCGGTGCGAGCAGCAGCGCGGCGCCGGCGCCGAGCAGGGCGCCGAGGACCAGCGAGCCGAATCCACCGGAACGGCGCTCAATGACGATGTAGGGCAGATCGTCGTGGTCGGCCATGTCGTCTCCTCATGCAAAGGCAGCCATGCGGCCACCGTGTGATCGGGGCGTGGACGCGGTCAACCGGCCGCGACCGTCTCCGTCATGAACTTCTGCAGCTTTTCCTTCAGCAATTTCTGGGTCACACCGAGAATGCGCGCCGTCTTCCGGTGGTCGCCGGAGGTGAATGCGAACGTCTTCAGCATGAGCTGACGCTCCGTGTCCTCGAGCGACGTACCGATCGGGATGTGGACCTCCTGCTCATTGAACCCCATGTGGCGGGGGATGAGGTCGGCGACCTGGATCGTGTCCGTCCTGGCCAGAATGACCGCGCGCTCGATCGAGTTCTTGAGCTCGCGGACATTGCCCGGCCAGCGGTACGTCTCGATGTACTCGATCGCGCCATCGCTGAACCCGGCGATCTCCTTCTCCTGCTCCTTCGAGAACCGCCGCAGGAACTCCTCTGCAAGGAGCCGCACATCGCCCTCACGGTCGCGCAGCGGCGGGAGGTAAACCGGTATCACCGCCAGGCGATGGTACAGGTCATCGCGCAGTTTGCCGTCGCGCAGCGCCTCTTCGATGTTCTTGTTCGTCGCGGCCACGACGCGGATGTCGACCTGCACTTCCTTCTTCCCGCCCAGCCGCCGGAACGCGCGCTGCTCCAGTGCGCGCAGGAACTTCACCTGGATGTCCGGCTCCATCTCGGCGACCTCGTCGAGGAACAGCGTGCCGCCGTCCGCCTGCTCGAACGCGCCCGGCTTCTCGTTGATGGCGCCCGTGAACGCACCCTTCTCGTGGCCGAACAGCTCGTTCTCGAGGATCTCGCGCGGGAAGGCGCCGCAGTTCAGCGCAACGAACGGACCCTTCGCGCGCGTGGACTTGTTGTGCAGCGCTCGTGCAACCAGCTCCTTGCCCGTGCCGCTCTCGCCCACGATCAGCACGCTTGCGCTGGACGGCGCGACCGCCTCGATGATGTTGTAGATCCGGACCATCACCTCGGACTGGCCGAACATGTCGCCGTACTTGCTCAGGCTTTCGAGCCGCTTCTGCAGCTCACGGTTCGCCGTCTTCACCTGATACTTGTCGAGCGCCTTCGGGATCAGTGCCTTGAGGCGCTCGACATCGAGCGGCTTCGTCAGGTAGTCGTACGCGCCGTGCCGCATCGCCTCCACGGCGCTCGCGACCGTGCCCTTGCCGGTGATGATGATGATCTCGCTCTCGATGCCGGACTCGCGCATCTGCGCGAACAGCTCGAGGCCGTCCATCTTCGGCATCTTGAGGTCGGCGAGTACGAGGCCG is part of the Longimicrobiales bacterium genome and encodes:
- a CDS encoding N-acetylmuramoyl-L-alanine amidase, with product MAERLPGRAATRCRAARGPRRHLTGAVLMFAAATALAAPPDAAAQQPFLRIGVAGEVIRGVEVDGTTAFPAASLESLGFRVSAGPSGTLAVMGADTLRFWNTSPFFRAGTTVHQLAFATHERDGAIWLPEQFFIQWLPVTFPDRFQYRGGVLLTVGGSISTVASAAPSATERSRAAPAREKPAARRDEPAASRARSPRVVVIDPGHGGRDPGKIGTNGLREKDVTLLVSQRLAAVLEERGYEVHLTRTTDEYISLYDRPKLANEWKGDRPVAVFLSIHANSAPPASARGFETFFLSDARTADERRVAEMENESTRFDEHGPSAPDAGLDQILSTLRSDFLMRASHDLASVVQQRMADFHPGPNRGVKRAGFVVLVGTVMPAVLIETGFLSNRDDARLLGTQSFQQKLAWGIADSVDEFFARNEHLWEPGQ
- the smpB gene encoding SsrA-binding protein SmpB yields the protein MSKKTVARNKKALHEYHIIDTFEAGIVLVGPEVKSIRAGKVSLAESFARVDGNEAFLYDMHISPYGPASLWNVDSTRPRKLLLNRREIRKLIGATQQEGFTLVPLELYLKDGYVKVALALGRGKKRFDKREDLKKRDAEREMQRAIRRG
- a CDS encoding YihY/virulence factor BrkB family protein; this encodes MSEVGVTEPPPRNSAPERSKPVRARAASGDFLRRVYKKAEQDQIFFMGGAIAFNVLVAIVPLALAAVGVAGFFLQAQEGVSPAKPVVEYLLQVLPPVSSAFAEYMNTNLNEIIAKSTGLFTIGTIIFAWLATRLVGTLRTALREIFDIQQDRGIIAGKFFDLQMVFVAGTLLAINITITLGLGQVTEAGIAFLHIGDQRGSLLQSLIGQALAFLTIWFMFVLIYRYLPARRIHWRTALISATFTAVLFELMKTGFAFYFRNANYASTYGALGFIAIVVIYVYYMALAFILGGEVGQVASLQRIRRRQKERLG
- a CDS encoding YtxH domain-containing protein, which translates into the protein MADHDDLPYIVIERRSGGFGSLVLGALLGAGAALLLAPRSGRETRDEIRAGALRIRDRAEDAVRGVTDTVNETIGGVRGEVEGRVEAARDAFEAGRRAARETRREMETRVQEVRAGVRGGIDAARQGGSGSTRRSGIIESPVDAAPPVVGPESEFDA
- a CDS encoding sigma-54 dependent transcriptional regulator — encoded protein: MGLPKVLIADDERHIAEGLQMLLTEEGYDVDTATDGRKAWEKVSADEFGLVLADLKMPKMDGLELFAQMRESGIESEIIIITGKGTVASAVEAMRHGAYDYLTKPLDVERLKALIPKALDKYQVKTANRELQKRLESLSKYGDMFGQSEVMVRIYNIIEAVAPSSASVLIVGESGTGKELVARALHNKSTRAKGPFVALNCGAFPREILENELFGHEKGAFTGAINEKPGAFEQADGGTLFLDEVAEMEPDIQVKFLRALEQRAFRRLGGKKEVQVDIRVVAATNKNIEEALRDGKLRDDLYHRLAVIPVYLPPLRDREGDVRLLAEEFLRRFSKEQEKEIAGFSDGAIEYIETYRWPGNVRELKNSIERAVILARTDTIQVADLIPRHMGFNEQEVHIPIGTSLEDTERQLMLKTFAFTSGDHRKTARILGVTQKLLKEKLQKFMTETVAAG